From the Gordonia bronchialis DSM 43247 genome, one window contains:
- a CDS encoding MCE family protein produces the protein MKITRFVRIQLIIFAIVTVIAMVAMAIYYIRVPSMFGVGSYRVELNLPSSGGLYENANVSFRGVNVGKVKAVRLTDEGVQAELTIDNSAQIPESAKASVRSVSAIGEQFVEFTPPPGGGEGATLHDGSQVSSRDVPVEISSMLDQADALLQKVGDTKLRSLMDEAFTAFNGTGEALQRLLDSMALFVDEANKNTDTTISLVDQGGQLLATQSRTADDIRAWTRDVTAFTDQLRANRPEITDILDKGPTTVSDSEQLFASMNESWPMLVSNLGVVAKTQAVYLPNMRQILVIYPRLIAALITALNSGSVRYGPNVNFSLGFQDRPPCNIGFLPADQWRFPSAQNARELPPGMLCRVPQNSNMAVRGARNYPCVEFPGRRAPTPAECRTGYKPLPGSVDPFQHGLPFGLKWEAQRSGNVTPGTPSSYSPEPAVYATTYDPVSGDFIGPDGKTYNAGTGTKSQGQGGSWQSLITGTVGK, from the coding sequence ATGAAGATCACCCGCTTCGTACGCATCCAGCTCATCATCTTCGCCATCGTCACGGTGATCGCCATGGTCGCGATGGCGATCTACTACATCCGCGTGCCGTCCATGTTCGGCGTGGGCAGCTACCGCGTCGAACTCAACCTGCCCAGCAGCGGCGGACTCTACGAGAACGCCAACGTGAGCTTCCGTGGCGTCAACGTGGGCAAGGTGAAGGCCGTCCGGCTCACCGACGAGGGAGTGCAGGCCGAACTCACCATCGACAACAGTGCCCAGATCCCCGAGTCCGCCAAGGCGTCGGTACGCAGCGTCTCGGCGATCGGCGAGCAGTTCGTCGAATTCACACCGCCGCCCGGCGGCGGGGAGGGTGCCACTCTGCACGACGGTTCGCAGGTCTCCAGTCGGGATGTGCCGGTAGAGATCTCGTCGATGCTCGATCAGGCCGATGCGCTCCTGCAAAAGGTCGGTGACACCAAGCTGCGCTCGCTGATGGATGAGGCGTTCACCGCGTTCAACGGCACCGGCGAAGCGCTGCAACGACTTCTGGACTCGATGGCGCTGTTCGTCGACGAGGCCAACAAGAACACCGACACCACCATCAGTCTCGTCGACCAGGGCGGTCAGCTGCTGGCGACACAGTCACGCACCGCCGACGACATTCGTGCCTGGACCCGGGACGTCACCGCCTTCACCGACCAGTTGCGGGCTAATAGACCGGAGATCACCGACATCCTCGACAAGGGTCCGACGACGGTGTCCGACAGCGAGCAACTGTTCGCCTCGATGAACGAGTCGTGGCCGATGCTGGTCTCCAACCTCGGGGTGGTCGCGAAGACGCAGGCGGTGTATCTGCCCAACATGCGCCAGATCTTGGTCATCTATCCGCGCCTGATCGCCGCGCTGATCACCGCATTGAACTCGGGCAGTGTCCGCTACGGACCCAACGTCAACTTCTCGCTCGGCTTCCAGGACCGTCCGCCGTGCAACATCGGCTTCCTGCCGGCCGATCAGTGGCGCTTCCCGTCGGCGCAGAACGCCCGTGAACTGCCACCAGGCATGCTGTGCCGGGTGCCGCAGAACTCCAACATGGCCGTCCGCGGTGCCCGCAACTACCCGTGTGTGGAGTTCCCCGGACGTCGTGCCCCGACGCCTGCCGAGTGCCGGACCGGGTACAAGCCGTTACCCGGCTCCGTCGACCCGTTCCAGCACGGGCTGCCGTTCGGCCTCAAATGGGAGGCACAGCGCTCGGGTAACGTGACGCCGGGTACCCCGTCGAGCTACAGCCCGGAGCCCGCGGTGTACGCGACCACATACGATCCGGTTTCCGGCGACTTCATCGGTCCCGACGGCAAGACCTACAACGCCGGCACCGGGACCAAATCGCAAGGACAAGGTGGTTCATGGCAGTCCCTGATCACCGGGACGGTGGGCAAATGA
- a CDS encoding MCE family protein: MSLPFGGLFASRRSGSDEADVAREAKRGGRGRVQIGVIGLVVTALVVITAMQMDKLPYLSPISTYSAYFDDAGGLVKGDIVSVSGVNVGTVEKIALADTDQGTKVRVDFRMADTVEIGDQSQAAIKTETVLGRRNLTVIPHPGGRIKPGGSIPVSQTISPYSLQDALEGATSTLSETDTDQLNEALQTLTVTFQSTPTQVQGAVNGVARLSKTVADRDNALRALLSKANQVSRVVGDRNQQINQLLLDANTLVGEVQARRFALQQLISGLRDVTTQLNGFIAENNEQLKPSLEKLNRLMTILSDKERDLKATIDRMGPYANALGEAVASGPNFDSLVGVSTFGDYTAAFMSALQGKYPQLWKAIMNSGFPLLPNAWSAAPPAGSDPPRPPAPAPTYPSPTPSPGG, translated from the coding sequence ATGAGCTTGCCGTTCGGAGGGCTGTTCGCCAGCCGCAGAAGCGGATCCGACGAGGCCGACGTGGCCCGTGAGGCCAAACGCGGCGGCCGTGGCCGGGTGCAGATCGGGGTCATAGGACTGGTCGTCACCGCGCTCGTGGTGATCACCGCGATGCAGATGGACAAGCTGCCCTACCTGTCGCCGATCAGCACCTACAGCGCCTACTTCGACGACGCCGGTGGATTGGTGAAGGGCGACATCGTCTCGGTGTCGGGGGTGAACGTCGGAACCGTCGAGAAGATCGCGCTCGCCGACACCGACCAGGGCACCAAGGTCCGGGTCGATTTCCGGATGGCCGACACCGTCGAGATCGGCGATCAGTCCCAGGCCGCGATCAAGACCGAGACCGTCCTCGGCCGGCGCAACCTGACGGTGATCCCGCATCCGGGCGGGCGGATCAAGCCCGGCGGCTCGATTCCGGTGTCGCAGACCATTTCTCCCTACTCGTTGCAGGACGCGCTGGAGGGGGCCACGTCGACGTTGTCGGAGACCGACACCGATCAGCTCAATGAGGCCCTGCAGACCCTGACGGTGACCTTCCAGTCCACGCCGACGCAGGTGCAGGGCGCCGTGAACGGCGTCGCCCGACTGTCCAAGACGGTTGCCGACCGCGACAACGCCTTGCGCGCGTTGCTGTCCAAGGCGAATCAGGTGAGCCGCGTGGTCGGGGACCGCAACCAGCAGATCAACCAACTCCTGCTCGATGCCAACACGCTCGTCGGCGAGGTGCAGGCGCGTAGATTTGCTCTGCAACAGCTGATCTCGGGCTTGCGGGACGTGACCACGCAGCTCAACGGCTTCATCGCCGAGAACAACGAGCAGCTCAAGCCGAGCCTGGAGAAACTCAACCGGCTGATGACGATCCTGTCCGACAAGGAACGTGACCTCAAGGCCACCATCGATCGTATGGGCCCCTACGCCAACGCACTCGGCGAGGCCGTCGCCTCGGGACCCAACTTCGACTCACTGGTCGGCGTCAGCACCTTCGGTGACTACACGGCCGCCTTCATGTCTGCGCTGCAGGGCAAGTACCCGCAGTTGTGGAAGGCGATCATGAACTCCGGATTCCCGTTGCTGCCCAACGCGTGGAGCGCCGCCCCACCGGCCGGATCGGACCCGCCACGCCCGCCCGCGCCCGCACCGACCTATCCGTCACCCACACCGAGTCCAGGAGGCTGA
- a CDS encoding MlaE family ABC transporter permease — protein sequence MLGKLATPLGGIGDFVALGVDSARELFHRPFQWRETVEQSWAIARVSMVPTLLVAIPFTVLVSFTLNILLREIGAQDLSGAGAALGTITQIGPIVTVLIVAGAGATAICADLGARTIREEIDAMKVLGINPIHRLVVPRIIASTGVAVLLNSLVCTIGIGGGFVFSVYLQDVNPGAFIANLTLLTGFGELMISMVKAALFGLFAGMVGCYQGLNVKGGAKGVGDAVNETVVYSFMALFVVNVVVTAVGLKATAG from the coding sequence CGCCGCTCGGGGGGATCGGAGATTTCGTCGCACTCGGGGTCGACTCGGCCCGAGAGCTCTTCCATCGCCCCTTTCAGTGGCGTGAGACGGTGGAGCAGTCCTGGGCGATTGCCCGTGTCTCCATGGTGCCCACGCTGCTGGTCGCCATTCCGTTCACGGTCCTGGTGAGCTTCACCCTCAACATCCTGCTGCGCGAGATCGGCGCACAGGATCTCTCCGGTGCGGGCGCGGCCCTGGGCACCATCACCCAGATCGGTCCGATCGTCACCGTGCTGATCGTCGCCGGTGCCGGCGCGACCGCCATCTGCGCCGACCTCGGCGCCCGGACGATCCGCGAAGAGATCGACGCGATGAAGGTCCTCGGCATCAACCCGATCCATCGGCTGGTGGTACCGCGCATCATCGCCTCGACGGGGGTGGCGGTGCTGCTGAACAGCCTCGTCTGCACGATCGGCATCGGCGGTGGCTTCGTCTTCTCGGTGTATCTGCAGGACGTGAACCCCGGCGCGTTCATCGCCAACCTCACCCTGCTGACCGGCTTCGGTGAACTGATGATCTCGATGGTCAAGGCGGCCCTGTTCGGGCTCTTCGCCGGCATGGTGGGCTGCTATCAGGGGCTCAACGTCAAGGGCGGCGCCAAGGGCGTCGGCGACGCGGTGAATGAAACGGTGGTCTACTCCTTCATGGCGCTGTTCGTGGTCAACGTGGTGGTCACCGCGGTCGGTCTCAAGGCAACGGCGGGCTGA
- a CDS encoding MCE family protein yields MVGLLLALIIGATAQFLGWFSGTQQVTLVAPRAGLVMNPDAKVKLRGVEVGRVQKISERDGHAVLTLDIDDASMSKIPGNVTADIKSNTIFGAKAVSLDIPPQGPQGHLSAGAEITADRVVVELNTVYQQLVSVLAQLQPEKLNATLGAINTALSGQGARIGVALDQLSGLLGKTNPHLPELNRLFREGATVTNVYADSMPDLLRTVDNFTTVGNTLVDKSTNLDALLINTTGMANTIDGVIAPTKRTLISALTDIGPVAQLLGYNAPGIKCFITSTASAAQVAEPYLGGNNGTLMLDASILPGKDPYQYPYDLPQVRAYGPPTCEAGLGNPSSTEHVKFYVSDNANYPYQPRTTPKVNSQKLFQLLFGEPPRG; encoded by the coding sequence ATGGTCGGCCTGCTGCTGGCCCTGATCATCGGTGCGACAGCGCAGTTCCTGGGTTGGTTCAGCGGCACTCAGCAGGTGACCCTGGTGGCGCCGCGCGCCGGTCTCGTGATGAATCCCGACGCCAAGGTCAAGCTGCGGGGCGTCGAGGTCGGCCGGGTCCAGAAGATCAGTGAACGCGACGGTCATGCCGTGCTCACCCTCGACATCGACGACGCCTCGATGTCCAAGATCCCGGGCAACGTGACCGCGGACATCAAGTCCAACACCATCTTCGGTGCCAAGGCGGTCAGTCTGGACATCCCGCCGCAGGGTCCGCAGGGGCATCTGAGCGCCGGTGCCGAGATCACCGCCGACCGGGTGGTGGTGGAACTCAACACCGTCTACCAGCAGCTGGTCTCCGTGCTCGCCCAACTGCAGCCGGAGAAACTGAACGCGACGCTGGGTGCCATCAACACCGCACTGTCCGGCCAGGGTGCCCGCATCGGCGTCGCGCTCGATCAGCTCTCGGGTCTGCTGGGCAAGACCAATCCGCACCTGCCCGAGCTGAACCGGCTGTTCCGCGAGGGGGCCACCGTCACCAACGTGTACGCCGACTCGATGCCCGACCTGCTGCGGACCGTCGACAACTTCACCACCGTCGGCAACACGCTGGTGGACAAGTCCACCAACCTCGATGCGCTGCTGATCAACACCACCGGGATGGCGAACACCATCGACGGCGTGATCGCACCGACCAAGCGGACGCTCATCTCGGCGCTCACCGACATCGGGCCCGTCGCACAGTTGCTCGGCTACAACGCGCCCGGCATCAAATGCTTCATCACCTCCACCGCGTCGGCCGCGCAGGTCGCCGAACCCTACCTCGGCGGCAACAACGGCACCCTCATGCTCGACGCGAGCATCTTGCCCGGCAAGGACCCGTATCAGTACCCGTACGATCTGCCGCAGGTCCGCGCCTACGGACCCCCGACGTGTGAGGCAGGACTGGGTAATCCGTCGTCCACCGAACACGTCAAGTTCTATGTGAGCGACAACGCCAACTACCCGTACCAGCCGAGGACGACGCCGAAGGTGAACTCGCAGAAGCTCTTCCAGCTATTGTTCGGTGAGCCGCCCCGTGGATAA
- a CDS encoding MCE family protein has product MDNRARAFRATLIKLGAFTVVMLLVFAALVVVFSRYRSGSSNDYTAVFTSASAMKSGSKVKIAGVEVGSVDGVSLNRDNEAEVDFTVDRKYPLPKSVRALIRYENLTGDRYLELERGTGDVSDTLSDGGRIPIAQTEPALDLDKLVGGFKPLFRTLNADEANDLTASLIKVFQGDGQTAALTELLSNTAQFTNAIADRDQLIGQVIDNLNATLGTIDGDRAGLDSSVNLLQQLVSGLAEQRGTIGSAITQTSRVTNGLADLLSTTRSDLKQTISATGTTSQNLLNAEPYIRQLISRLPNDYLKLSNLGSYGGWLQLYFCRIRLLLPGPGGQQVFFTSNDVMGKTTRAGGRCAS; this is encoded by the coding sequence GTGGATAACCGTGCCCGCGCGTTTCGCGCGACCCTGATCAAACTCGGCGCCTTCACCGTCGTCATGTTGTTGGTGTTCGCCGCCCTCGTCGTCGTGTTCAGCCGCTACCGGTCGGGCTCGTCGAACGACTACACCGCGGTGTTCACCAGTGCGTCGGCCATGAAGTCGGGCAGCAAGGTCAAGATCGCCGGCGTGGAGGTGGGCTCCGTCGACGGCGTCTCGCTCAACCGGGACAACGAGGCCGAGGTCGACTTCACCGTCGACCGCAAGTATCCGCTGCCGAAGTCGGTACGTGCGCTCATCCGTTACGAGAACCTGACCGGCGACCGCTATCTGGAACTCGAACGCGGCACCGGTGATGTCAGCGACACGCTCTCCGACGGTGGGCGCATCCCGATCGCCCAGACCGAACCGGCGCTCGATCTCGACAAACTCGTCGGCGGGTTCAAGCCGCTGTTCCGCACGCTGAACGCCGACGAGGCCAACGATCTCACCGCGTCGCTCATCAAGGTCTTCCAGGGCGACGGCCAGACCGCGGCGCTGACCGAATTGCTCAGCAACACAGCGCAGTTCACCAACGCGATCGCCGACCGCGATCAGCTGATCGGACAGGTCATCGATAATCTGAACGCCACCCTGGGCACCATCGACGGTGACCGCGCGGGCCTCGACAGCAGTGTGAACCTGCTGCAACAGCTCGTCAGCGGACTCGCCGAGCAGCGCGGGACCATCGGATCGGCCATCACCCAGACCTCCCGGGTCACCAACGGGCTGGCCGACCTGCTCAGTACCACCCGCTCGGATCTGAAACAGACGATCAGCGCGACCGGGACCACGTCGCAGAACCTGCTCAACGCCGAACCGTATATCCGCCAGCTCATCTCGCGGCTGCCCAACGACTATCTCAAGCTGTCCAACCTGGGTAGCTACGGTGGCTGGCTGCAGCTGTACTTCTGCCGGATCCGGCTGCTGCTGCCCGGACCCGGCGGACAGCAGGTGTTCTTCACCTCCAACGACGTGATGGGTAAGACCACGCGGGCCGGCGGGCGGTGTGCGTCATGA
- a CDS encoding MCE family protein gives MTMGRRLILAGLAAVLAVALIVVGYTVFTRATTKTFTAYFASVTSLYKGDPVRVLGVNVGKVDEITPRRGDVKVVLQVDKNVPIPSDAMAVIVAQSLVSGRFVQLTPVYSKGGEMADGATIPMERTAVPMEWDDIKKQLTRLTKAVGPQADNDGAAVAAINTFDANLAGNGAAINNSITQMSDVLGTLAAGRGDLFATIQNLQKLTDALSQSHEQLVQFNGRIASVSSILAQNTTELNDALHGVSDAMTEVRTFIERNGAAITESSQRLATTLRIVADKDEQLRGLLHSAPSQLANTYNIYNPLSGSLSGVFGLGMGTNLITLLCGTMDANNRPGFSGADVDHCVDVLAPILSTISMNYPPFLANPVQGKNANRDQIVYQNADVRARARGNQQRIDDETRRDNGNTPLKNLLVPWEAQR, from the coding sequence ATGACCATGGGACGTCGTCTCATCCTGGCCGGCCTGGCGGCGGTGCTCGCGGTTGCGCTGATCGTCGTGGGCTACACCGTGTTCACCCGCGCCACCACCAAGACCTTCACCGCCTACTTCGCTTCGGTCACCAGCCTCTACAAGGGCGACCCGGTACGGGTCCTCGGCGTCAACGTCGGCAAGGTCGACGAGATCACGCCCCGTCGCGGTGATGTGAAGGTGGTCCTGCAGGTCGACAAGAACGTTCCCATCCCGTCGGATGCGATGGCGGTGATCGTCGCGCAGAGCCTGGTGTCGGGGCGGTTCGTCCAGCTCACCCCGGTCTACTCCAAGGGCGGGGAGATGGCCGATGGCGCGACCATCCCGATGGAACGCACCGCCGTGCCGATGGAGTGGGACGACATCAAGAAGCAGCTGACGCGGCTGACCAAAGCGGTTGGCCCGCAGGCCGACAACGACGGTGCGGCCGTGGCGGCGATCAACACCTTCGACGCCAACCTGGCCGGCAACGGCGCCGCGATCAACAACTCGATCACCCAGATGTCCGATGTGCTCGGCACCCTGGCCGCCGGGCGCGGAGATCTGTTCGCGACCATCCAGAACCTCCAAAAGCTGACCGACGCACTCTCCCAGAGTCACGAGCAGCTGGTGCAGTTCAATGGCCGGATCGCCTCGGTGAGTTCGATTCTGGCGCAGAACACCACCGAACTGAACGACGCGTTGCACGGGGTGTCGGACGCCATGACGGAGGTTCGCACCTTCATCGAACGCAACGGCGCCGCGATCACCGAATCGAGTCAGCGGCTGGCCACGACCCTGCGGATCGTCGCCGACAAGGACGAACAACTGCGCGGACTGCTGCACTCGGCGCCCAGCCAGCTGGCCAACACCTACAACATCTACAACCCGCTGTCCGGGTCGTTGTCGGGTGTGTTCGGCCTCGGCATGGGCACCAACCTGATCACCCTGCTGTGCGGCACCATGGACGCCAACAATCGTCCCGGCTTCTCCGGCGCCGATGTCGATCACTGCGTTGACGTCCTCGCGCCGATCCTGTCCACGATCTCCATGAACTATCCGCCGTTCCTCGCCAATCCGGTGCAGGGCAAGAACGCCAACCGCGATCAGATCGTCTACCAGAACGCCGACGTGCGGGCCCGCGCACGCGGCAACCAGCAACGCATCGACGACGAGACCCGGCGCGACAACGGCAACACACCGCTGAAGAATCTCCTTGTCCCGTGGGAGGCCCAGCGATGA
- a CDS encoding MlaE family ABC transporter permease gives MVLPFTTRFQTARVAIKRAGEDWDQVGDQALFYWDSIVAIPRALRLYKKETLRLIAEISMGTGALAMIGGTVVVVGFLTLFTGGTIAVQGYSSLANIGVEALTGFFSAFINVRIAVPVISGIALAATIGAGATAQLGAMRVSEEIDALETMAISSIPYLVSTRIVAGLIAIIPLYALASLASFLASRFATVFIYGQSPGVYDHYFDTFLIPSDILWSFVQAICMAVAVMLIHTYYGFNASGGPVGVGVAVGNAVRASLVVVVVITLLTSLAIYGADGKFNLAG, from the coding sequence ATGGTTCTTCCGTTCACCACGCGCTTCCAAACGGCCCGCGTCGCGATCAAACGCGCGGGTGAGGACTGGGACCAGGTCGGCGACCAGGCGCTGTTCTACTGGGACAGCATCGTCGCGATCCCGCGCGCGCTCCGTCTGTACAAGAAGGAGACGCTGCGGCTGATCGCCGAGATCTCGATGGGTACCGGTGCGCTGGCGATGATCGGCGGCACCGTGGTGGTCGTCGGCTTCCTCACCCTGTTCACCGGCGGCACCATCGCCGTGCAGGGCTACAGCTCGCTGGCCAACATCGGTGTGGAGGCCCTCACCGGCTTCTTCTCGGCATTCATCAACGTGCGCATCGCGGTGCCGGTCATCTCGGGTATCGCGCTGGCCGCGACCATCGGCGCCGGTGCCACCGCGCAGCTCGGCGCGATGCGGGTCAGCGAGGAGATCGACGCGCTGGAGACAATGGCCATCTCCTCCATCCCCTACCTGGTCAGCACGCGTATCGTGGCCGGGCTGATTGCGATCATCCCGCTCTACGCGCTGGCCTCGCTGGCGTCCTTCCTGGCCAGCCGGTTCGCCACGGTCTTCATCTACGGGCAGTCACCCGGCGTCTACGACCACTACTTCGACACCTTCCTCATCCCCTCGGACATCCTGTGGTCGTTTGTGCAGGCGATCTGTATGGCGGTCGCGGTGATGCTGATCCACACCTACTACGGCTTCAACGCCTCGGGCGGCCCGGTCGGCGTGGGCGTCGCGGTCGGCAACGCGGTCCGGGCCTCGCTGGTGGTCGTCGTCGTCATCACTCTGCTCACCTCGCTCGCCATCTACGGCGCCGACGGCAAATTCAATCTGGCGGGGTAG
- a CDS encoding MCE family protein, with the protein MRHKWFASIAVAATVLLAGCSFDGPNSLPVPGAEGTGGGSYEITAVIPTAAGLVNNAPILMDDATVGSIGDIEVEDWNALITMRLNRGTMVPEGSHVMVGMTSALGSMHLQIVQPEHPSGTMMHAGERIPLTKCPEQQNIAAPDAPTVPDINAAQQVALCTYPSTEQVLSSLSVVLNGGGLSQFGDIVHEMDQVFSGHQDAIRALIPRLNTLVGDLNTQKDNIIRATEGLDRLSATMNQQSPTIEKALSDGPRILQLLVDQRKHLTDSLAAVDKVSRTTNDILTANSDDIRSFVRGLRPALQQLAATGPALSQSLNILLTFPFYEPTIGKIVKGDYVNSDLVLDLTFARLNKSMFASIGLTGPEGVLGRRAGAAARGLDPFIGPLQLGGERPRDTDEPVPAPGMLPAGATRTPAPTVPGGEN; encoded by the coding sequence ATGCGGCACAAGTGGTTCGCGTCGATCGCCGTCGCGGCGACGGTCCTGCTCGCCGGGTGTTCGTTCGACGGACCCAACTCGCTGCCCGTCCCGGGGGCCGAGGGAACCGGTGGGGGCTCCTACGAGATCACGGCGGTGATCCCGACGGCGGCCGGGCTGGTCAACAACGCACCCATCCTGATGGATGACGCGACCGTCGGCAGCATCGGCGACATCGAGGTCGAAGACTGGAATGCGCTGATCACCATGCGCCTCAACCGCGGCACCATGGTGCCGGAGGGATCGCATGTGATGGTCGGCATGACCAGTGCGCTGGGGTCGATGCATCTGCAGATCGTGCAACCCGAACATCCCAGCGGCACGATGATGCACGCCGGTGAGCGGATTCCGCTGACGAAGTGTCCCGAGCAGCAGAACATCGCCGCCCCGGATGCCCCGACGGTGCCGGACATCAATGCCGCGCAACAGGTTGCGTTGTGTACCTATCCGTCCACCGAACAGGTGCTGAGCTCGTTGTCGGTGGTGCTCAACGGCGGGGGACTGAGCCAGTTCGGTGACATCGTGCACGAGATGGATCAGGTTTTCTCCGGCCATCAGGACGCGATCAGGGCGCTCATCCCGCGGCTCAACACCCTCGTCGGCGACCTGAACACCCAGAAGGACAACATCATCCGGGCCACCGAGGGACTCGACCGGTTGTCGGCGACGATGAATCAGCAGTCGCCGACCATCGAGAAGGCGTTGAGTGACGGCCCGCGGATCCTGCAGTTGCTGGTCGATCAGCGTAAACACCTGACCGATTCGCTTGCCGCCGTGGACAAGGTGTCCCGGACCACCAACGACATCCTGACCGCCAACAGCGACGACATCCGCAGCTTCGTCCGCGGATTGCGGCCCGCACTCCAGCAGCTCGCGGCGACCGGACCGGCGCTGTCGCAGTCGCTCAACATCCTGCTCACATTCCCGTTCTACGAGCCCACCATCGGCAAGATCGTCAAGGGTGACTACGTCAACTCCGACCTCGTCCTCGACCTCACCTTCGCCCGGCTCAACAAGAGCATGTTCGCCAGCATCGGACTGACCGGACCCGAAGGCGTGCTGGGGCGTCGGGCCGGCGCTGCGGCCCGAGGACTCGATCCGTTCATCGGTCCGCTGCAGCTGGGCGGCGAACGGCCCAGGGACACCGACGAACCGGTACCCGCGCCGGGGATGCTGCCCGCGGGTGCGACCCGCACGCCGGCGCCGACGGTTCCGGGAGGCGAGAACTGA